CCGCCAACGCTCGCGCGCTCAGAAGGTCCTCGGCCCGGCCTACGACTTGCGCGACTTCAACGAGGCTGTGGTCCAGGGCGGCAATGTGCCGCTCGACGTTCTGGCAAATAACATCGACCGCTACATTGCCACGGCCAAAGCCTGATCGTTATTTTCGGGAGCTGAGCGAACTCGGCAGCGTTGCCTGAAGCCCGACGGTCAGTTCGACCAGGTGTTGGGCAGCCAACTGGGCGTTGCCGAGATAGCGGAGGGACGTTTCATCCAGGGAGCGGTTGGCGAGCAACTCAAGGTTGCCGCTCACCGCCTGGACTAGGTTCGCCAGTTCATGCGTGAGACCGGGCAGGCGTTCGACCGTCCCGCTCGGCAGTCTTGCCGGCGCTGCATCCAATGACGGTCCCTTGTCGGCCAAGTTCGATCTACCCCTCATGCCCCAACTTCGTGCTATCCACGACAGTTCGTCCTGTTCCGAAGAATGCAGGATTGCGAGGCGACCCGCTTTGTTTTTGTGATTAAGTGCCCGAAACCGGCGCCTAGCCGCTTCGCAAATATGCAATTCGCGCCAATCCGTTACATCGGACGAGGCGGTTCTGAAAACAGCAGTCGATACAGCGCACCCCCGATCCCTCCCCCGATGAGCGGCGCGACCCAGAACAGCCACAGTTGCTGGAGCGCGAGACCACCCACAACGAGCGCCGGCCCGGTGCTGCGAGCCGGATTGACCGAGGTGTTCGTCACCGGAATGCTGATTAAGTGGATCAGCGTTAGCGCAAGCCCGATGGCGATCGGGGCAAATCCCGCCGGTGCCCTGACGTCAGTGGCGCCGAGGATCACCATCAGGAACCCGCCCGTCAAAACGATCTCGATGATGAGTCCGGCAGCAAGCGAATAGCCTCCCGGCGATCCCTCGCCGAAGCCGTTCGCGGCCAGGCCGTTGGTGGCCAGGTCGAAGGTCGGAGACCCGCTCGCGATGCAGAACAGCAGGTAGGCCGCTGCTATGGCGCCGACGACTTGGGCGACGACGTAATAGGGGATGTCGCGTGCCGGGAAGCGTGAGCCCGCCCACAGGCCCACCGTCACCGCAGGATTGAAGTGCCCGCCCGACACATGGCCGAGCGCAAAGGCCATCGTCAGCACCGTAAGGCCGAACGCCAGCGACACACCGAGCAGGCCGATCCCCACCTCAGGAAATGCCGCGGCCAGCACCGCGCTGCCGCATCCGCCGAAAACCAGCCAGAAGGTCCCGATAACCTCCGCCGCCATGCGCCTGCCGATAGTCATGGGCTTTCCTTCCCCGCGTTTGCCGCTTCATCTTTCTGACGGTGCAGCCGTGGGGAGGTTGACCATTCGATGCGCCCACCGCCTATCAGGGGTTCCCCTGAAAACACGGCGGGGAATCATAGGAGTACGGACGAAAGGTCGAAGAAAACCGACCAGTTAGTGTCTGCGCTGAATCTCGGTCAGGCGCCCATGCCGGCAACGACGACCTGCATGAACTGCGGCTTCGACCGCTGGCCACCCTCATTCAGCGCCAGGGGATAATGGCCTGGCGGCAAGGCGGCGAGCGGCATGCCGGCCGCCGCTAGCGCGTAGGGAGACACACGATGCCGGGTGCACAGACCGCCAGCCCCGTCTCCGACAAGCGGCGTCTCGAACTCGATGGCGATCATCAGGTCCTCGCTGCGGTTCACCAAGCCCACGGCAAGCTGTCCTTCGCCGAGGTCGAGCACCAGGCCGGTGCCGACGGGAACGCCGACCAGGCCCTCCACCATCGCGCCAGTCTTGGAGAGGTTGCGCATGACCGCTTCGTAGCGGTGATCGTCGTGAATCACGCCAACACGGCGGAACACCGAACGGCGCTCGGGCCGGTGGATTTCCGGGCCGTTCGGCTCGATCTTCAATTCGCCGCTGTCCATCCGCTCGGCGACGACGGCCGCCGGCAGGGCCTTCGAGTAGATCCAGCCTTGGATGTACTTGGCACCCTTTTCGCAAACCAGATGGAACTGGTCGAACGCCTCGACACCTTCGACCGTGGTTTCCATCCCCAAGGCATCGCTCAGGCCGATGATCGCTGTGATGATCTTGGCGCTGTTCTGGTCCTTCTGGGTGCAGGAATCGACGAAGCTCTTGTCGACCTTGAGCTTGTCGAACGGGGCCGAGCGCAGATAGCTGAGCGAGGAATAGCCGGTGCCGAAATCATCGAGTGCCAGCCTCACCCCGAGATGCTTCAGCGACTGGAAAGTCCGATCGGTCTGCTCGCTATCGCCCATGAACACGCTCTCGGTGAGCTCAAGCTCGAGCCGGTCCGGCATCATTTCCGCGGCAGCCAGCGCATTGGTGACCACGGAGACGAAGTTCGCGTTGTTGAACTGAACCGCCGACACGTTGACCGCCACCCGAACGCTGTCGGGCCAAGAGGCCGCGTCGGCGCAGGCACGGCGCAGCGCCCATTCGCCCAACTGGTTGATGAGGTTCGATTCTTCGGCCGCCGGGATGAAGATGTCAGGCGAAACCGGACCGCGTTCCGGGTGACTCCAACGCATCAGGGCTTCAAAGCCGACGACCACGTGGTCGCTGGTGCGCACTACCGGCTGGTAATGAAGTTCGAGCTGGTCGGAAGCGAGCGCCTCGCGCAAGTCCTTGAGCAGGAGCGCGCGCTCTTCCTCTTCGTCCTTGAGGTCGGACGAGTAGAAGCGAAACTGCCCTCGCCCGCCGTTCTTGGCAGCGTAGAGGGCAAGGTCCGAAGCCCGGGTAATTTCTTCGCGATCGATCCCGTCATAGGGTGCGATGGCAATGCCCACGCTCGTGCCGATGATCGCACGCTTGCCGTCGATCGGGTAAGGCTGGGAAACGATCTGGATGACCTTGTCGGCCAGTTCACCGAGCTTGCCGCGGTCATCTAGGTCGGGAAGGATAATCTGGAACTCGTCACCACCCAGGCGACCGATTTCTCCGCGATCACCGATAATGTTGCGCAGGCGCTCGGCGACCTGGCGCAGCAGATCGTCACCCGCCTGGTGGCCCATCGTGTCGTTGACGTACTTGAAGCGATCCAGATCGAGCATCATCAGCGCACAGCTGCGCTTGGCGGACTTGTAAGCGCCGAGGATGCTGTCGAGCCGGCGGACCATGCGATGGCGATTGGCGAGGCCGGTCAGGGCGTCGTACTCGGCCATGCGCGAGTCGATCAGCTTGCGCTCGTATTCGACGGTGATGTCCTTGGCGCTGCCGCGATACCCCTGGAACTTACCGCCCTTGTCGAACTTGGGATGGCCGCAAAGCAGCCACCACGCCTGTCTCGCGCCGGTCCGGTCGATGACAACGCGCACGGTCAGGTCATTGATCTTGCTGTGCGCGTTGATCTGGAAATTGAGCGGTCGTTCGCTCTTGTCGTCGGGATTGTCGGGATCGGTCTCGAACAGGAGCACTAACGGCTGGGCGAGCAGCTCATCGACCGGGCGACCGATCTTTTCCGCTGCGTTCTCCGACAGATAGATCAGGCGCCCCTCGGCGTCGGTGGCCCAGATCCAGCCCATGCCGGCTTTCTCGAATTCGTCGAGCACCTGCAAACGGCGGCTAGCGTCGCCCGCACGGATGACGGCTACGTCACCGTGATCGGTTCCGCTGTCGGCGCTGCTTGAACCTGCGCCGGTAAGCCCTTTGAGAATGCTCCGAACTGCCATTGACCGCCTGTCGACCCCCAAGTCTCAGGCAATGTGTAAATCCGGATGGTTTAATTTAAACTAACGCCGACCCGCGGAGGCGCAGTTTTCCACCATCTAAGGGGCATCACTTAGGTTATTAACCCTAACGACGGCGTCCGCCCCCTCTCGAGGACGGACGGCGCGCGTCTGGATAGTGTCGTCAGGCTGCTTGTGGAGCGGCCTTGCGCACGCCTTCGTCAACGTGAGCTTCGAACTGTGCGAAGTTGTCGACGAACAGCTGAACCAGCTTGGCAGCGGTCTGATCGTATTCGTTCTTGTCCGCCCAGGTTTCGCGCGGATCGAGGATCGCGCTGTCGACACCGGGCACAGCCACCGGCACGTCGAAGCCGAAGTTGGGATCCTTGCGGAACTCGGCGTTGTTCAGGGTGCCGTCGAGCGCGGCGTTGAGCAGCGCGCGTGTCGCCTTGATCGGCATACGCTTGCCGACGCCGTACTTGCCGCCGGTCCAGCCGGTGTTGAGCAGCCAGCACTGCACACCACCGCTGGCGATGCGCTGCTTGAGCAGGTTGCCGTAAACCGAGGGATGACGCGGCATGAACGGCGCGCCGAAGCAGGTGCTGAACGTCGCTTCCGGCTCGGTCACGCCGATCTCGGTGCCCGCCACCTTGGCGGTGTAGCCCGAGAGGAAGTGGTACATGGCCTGGTCCGCCGTCAGGCGCGCAACCGGCGGGAGCACGCCGAACGCGTCGGCCGTGAGGAACACGACGTTTGCCGGAACCGGACCGAGGTTCTTTTCCGAAGTGTTCGGAATGAATTCGATCGGATAGGCGCCGCGGCTGTTCTCGGCCAGGCTGGCGTCGTCGAAATCGAGCTCGCGCGTTTCCGGGTCCATGACCACGTTTTCGAGCACGGTGCCGAACATGCGAGTGGTCGCATAGATCTCCGGCTCGGCCTCGGGCGAAAGGCGGATCATCTTGGCGTAGCAACCGCCTTCGAAGTTGAACACGGCAGTGTCCGACCAGCCATGCTCGTCATCGCCGATCAGCGTGCGGCTGGCGTCAGCGGAAAGCGTGGTCTTGCCGGTGCCTGACAGGCCGAAGAACACCGCCGTCTTGCCGTCGGCTCCAACGTTGGCCGAACAGTGCATCGGCATCACGCCCTTGGCCGGCAGCAGGTAGTTGAGGATGCCGAAGACGCTCTTCTTCATCTCGCCAGCATAAGCGGTGCCGCCGATGAGGATCAGCTTCTCGCTCAGGTTGACCGCGACAACCGTCTCGCTGCGGCTGCCATGGCGCTCAGGATCGGCGCGGAAGGTCGGCAGGTCGATGATCGTGTATTCGGGCGCGAACGAGGCGAGTTCGTCCTTGCTCGGACGGACCAGCAGCGTGCGGATGAACAGGTTGTGCCAGGCGAGCTCGT
Above is a genomic segment from Altererythrobacter sp. Root672 containing:
- the aqpZ gene encoding aquaporin Z translates to MTIGRRMAAEVIGTFWLVFGGCGSAVLAAAFPEVGIGLLGVSLAFGLTVLTMAFALGHVSGGHFNPAVTVGLWAGSRFPARDIPYYVVAQVVGAIAAAYLLFCIASGSPTFDLATNGLAANGFGEGSPGGYSLAAGLIIEIVLTGGFLMVILGATDVRAPAGFAPIAIGLALTLIHLISIPVTNTSVNPARSTGPALVVGGLALQQLWLFWVAPLIGGGIGGALYRLLFSEPPRPM
- a CDS encoding putative bifunctional diguanylate cyclase/phosphodiesterase codes for the protein MAVRSILKGLTGAGSSSADSGTDHGDVAVIRAGDASRRLQVLDEFEKAGMGWIWATDAEGRLIYLSENAAEKIGRPVDELLAQPLVLLFETDPDNPDDKSERPLNFQINAHSKINDLTVRVVIDRTGARQAWWLLCGHPKFDKGGKFQGYRGSAKDITVEYERKLIDSRMAEYDALTGLANRHRMVRRLDSILGAYKSAKRSCALMMLDLDRFKYVNDTMGHQAGDDLLRQVAERLRNIIGDRGEIGRLGGDEFQIILPDLDDRGKLGELADKVIQIVSQPYPIDGKRAIIGTSVGIAIAPYDGIDREEITRASDLALYAAKNGGRGQFRFYSSDLKDEEEERALLLKDLREALASDQLELHYQPVVRTSDHVVVGFEALMRWSHPERGPVSPDIFIPAAEESNLINQLGEWALRRACADAASWPDSVRVAVNVSAVQFNNANFVSVVTNALAAAEMMPDRLELELTESVFMGDSEQTDRTFQSLKHLGVRLALDDFGTGYSSLSYLRSAPFDKLKVDKSFVDSCTQKDQNSAKIITAIIGLSDALGMETTVEGVEAFDQFHLVCEKGAKYIQGWIYSKALPAAVVAERMDSGELKIEPNGPEIHRPERRSVFRRVGVIHDDHRYEAVMRNLSKTGAMVEGLVGVPVGTGLVLDLGEGQLAVGLVNRSEDLMIAIEFETPLVGDGAGGLCTRHRVSPYALAAAGMPLAALPPGHYPLALNEGGQRSKPQFMQVVVAGMGA
- a CDS encoding phosphoenolpyruvate carboxykinase, producing MTSSLTVPLSAQGIKTDAAILANLGTAALVEQAVANGEGQLAKHGPFVVQTGKHTGRSAKDKFIVRDAETEDTVWWGKVNVPMTPEHFAALKEDFFAALGTKDKLYVADLFGGSQPENRVNVRVINELAWHNLFIRTLLVRPSKDELASFAPEYTIIDLPTFRADPERHGSRSETVVAVNLSEKLILIGGTAYAGEMKKSVFGILNYLLPAKGVMPMHCSANVGADGKTAVFFGLSGTGKTTLSADASRTLIGDDEHGWSDTAVFNFEGGCYAKMIRLSPEAEPEIYATTRMFGTVLENVVMDPETRELDFDDASLAENSRGAYPIEFIPNTSEKNLGPVPANVVFLTADAFGVLPPVARLTADQAMYHFLSGYTAKVAGTEIGVTEPEATFSTCFGAPFMPRHPSVYGNLLKQRIASGGVQCWLLNTGWTGGKYGVGKRMPIKATRALLNAALDGTLNNAEFRKDPNFGFDVPVAVPGVDSAILDPRETWADKNEYDQTAAKLVQLFVDNFAQFEAHVDEGVRKAAPQAA